GAATATCCAGGGCATCACAAAGGTTCATGCCCCGAACCAGGCGATTGCGAGAAATGTGCAGCAGACGTTCGGCCCGCCCGTTGATGTAAGCGATGGAGTGATCAGGAGCCAGGATCATCCAGCCCTGGGTGGCCGCATCAATCCAGGCCAGAAGCTGGGGAGCATCCAAAGAGAAAGGGCGCTCCTCGTCGTCTCGCAAGGACGCCAAGACACGGCCTCGACGCTGCAGCACAAGCGTGATCCCGATGCCAGCAGCAAAGCCGAGTACCGCAGAGATCAACACGTCGCCCTCAGCCGAAGCGGTAACCGAAGCCGCGAACCGTACGGATCAACTGGGGGGATGAAGGCTCGTCCTCAACCTTTTCCCGCAGCCAGCGAATGTGCACATCCACGGTCTTGGTGTCACCGACGAAATCGACACCCCAGATGTTCTCCAGCAGCTGATCGCGACTCCAGACGCGCTTGGGGTTCTGAATGAACAACTCCAGAATTTTGTATTCCTTGGGGGAGAGGGTCAGATCCACGTCATCCCTGGTGACCCTGCATTCATTGGGGAACAGACAGAGGTTGGCGTAGCTGTGGGATTCCGCGGGAGAGGCCTCCGTTTGACGGGAACGGCGCAGCAACGCCCTACAGCGCGCCACCAACTCACGCAGCCCGAAGGGTTTGACCAGGTAATCGTCCGCACCCAACTCGAGCCCGAGCACCCGGTCGGTTTCACTGTCGCGGGCACTGATCACGAGGATCGGGGTGATGTTGTTGAAGCGACGAAGCTCTCGGCAGAAATCAAGCCCACTAAGACCTGGAAGCATCAGGTCAAGCACAATCAGATCCACCGGATCAGAGGTTGCAGCCATCACCAAATTGAGAGCGGCTAAGCCATCTGCACTGGTGAGCACCTCATAGCCCTCCGAGCGCAGGGCCTCACCAACCGTTTCCCGAATGCTGTCGTCGTCTTCCACCACCAGAAGCCTGCAGGTGGAAATGGCCGCGGACACGGTTGTCACGTCCAAAAAGGCAGATACAGCTTCATTCTGTCGATAGCCTTTGCCCTAGAGCGAGAAAAGCGGCTTCGCTTAAGGGCTTCAGAAGACGAATCAAATGAGAAGACAAGATCAGAAGAATTCGTCGAAATTGTCGAAATCAACAGCCTTGAAATTGCCCTGTTCCACCTGTTGCATCAGTCGCTCGAGCTGAGCGAACAAGGCTCCACCCGTCAGCAACGACAACAGAAGAGCCACCAGAAGGGCGGCGCCTGCGGCGAAACCGAAGATCTGAAGGCAGCAGCCGATGAACAACGTCACACCGATCAGAGTGCCGCCGTAACTGAGGTTGATCTCAACTGTCCCCAGAGGCAACAGGGGGAGCCGGTCCTGCTTCCAACCATCCAATTTGTTCTGCACTTGGCGACCGAAGGTCAAACCGCAGAGCACTCCCATCAACAAGCCAATACCAGCCAGCAAGTAGGGCGGCTGGGGCAGGGTCATCATCTGGAGCAGCTGTTCAAGCTCCTGGGCGCTGATCTCCTCAGGCATCGACGCCGATCACAAAGAACAGCGACCTTAGCGATCTCAGCTCAAGGTTCCCAGCTTTGTGAGCCAAGAAAGGTGAGTTCGACAAAGTCACTGGCGTCATGATCATCCCGACCCATCTGAAGGCGAAAGCCTCCCAGATCGAGATCACGGATGGACTCCAGGGCTTGGACGAGGGCTTGACGGGACGGATTCTTGCCGGCTCGCTCAAGCGCTTCAGTGATCATCCGCGCCGCGAGATAGCCCTCAAAACTGGTGAAGCCAAAACCCGATGATTTATCACTCAACCGCAAACAGCGTTGATAGTCAGCCACAACAGGAATCCAGCGATTCCAGGGGAACGGAACCACCTGGGCCACACCGATGCCATTGGCTTCGCCGACCGGCATCGCCTTCTGCAGAGCCTGGGTGCCCACAAACGACACATTCATGATCTGAGCGCGGCTGCCCCGATTCCGCAGTGCACTGGACAGGGCAGCAGAACTCACATACGCAGAAACGAGCACGATTCCGTTGGGATTGGTCGCTATCAGATCGTCCAGTGCTTCTCCCACCTGGGCTGAATTGCGCTGCACAGTGGTGACAACAACGGGTTTCAACCCGTGGCGGCTGAGGGCGGCCAGGGCACCGTCGAGACCATCCTGACCAAAGGCATCGTCCTGATAAACAATCGCAATGCGATGGTGCGCATCGCGCACCAGCTCATCGACCATCGCCGCGATCTCACGTCGATAACTGGTGCGCATGTTGAACACCATGCGTAGGTCAGGCTGTCGGAACAAACTGGCCCCGGTCATGGGAGCCACCAATGGCACCGAAGCCTCCTCAATCAAAGGAAGCGCGACCTTGGTCGTGGGCGTGCCCACGTAACCGAACAACGCCAGCAGATCATTGCGATTCAACAATTGACGCGTGTTGATCAGCGTCTGAGGCGGCTCGTATTTGTCATCAAGACTGATCAACTGAATTTTGCGACCGTGAATCCCTCCCTCACGGTTCACAGCCTCAAACCAGGCCAACGCCCCGCGTCGATAGTCCAAACCGAGTTGCGCCGAAGGGCCTGAGAGTGGCAATGACTGGCCAAGCACCAGAGCGTTGGGATCTGTCCCGCCTCCGGAGGACTGGGCGGCGACTGGGCGAGGTTGAAGCAGCGTCAGCAGTCCACTGCTCAACAACACCCAGCACGTCAGAGTGATGCCAGAACTGCGCCGCAGATGGCCTCCAAGAAACAGAAGCACTGGAACATTCTTGCCGTTGTTTCAATTCTGCTTGCCGGTCTTCTGGCGTTCTCCGGCATCAACAGGCTTGATGTGGGTCGTGTCCCCAGCCGTGATGCGTTGCGGTTGTCATCGGCATCGCGGGCCCTGACGACAGACAGTCGCCGGATGCGCGGAGACGGCTGGACCTCCCTGCGGGGAGAAAAGCTTTCGGACCAGGAGATGGTCCTGGATCAACAGGGTCTGGAGGAGGCGGACTATCACGTGCAGGTGGGGATTTACGCCACCAGCACCTACGACCTGGACCTGAGCATCCCCAGTTACTCCTCCAACGGTTACGTCTGGATGCGCTGGGGAGAAGAGCTGCAGAGCTACCTGAGCGAGCGGGATCAAACGATTGAACAGGGAATCACCTTGGTGAACGGATTGCTCTCCGACGCCGATCCAGTGCTGACGCCAATGTCATCGGCCCCTGTGCACAACGACGACGGAACCTATTACCAACTGTTCAGCTACATCGGCCGCTTTTACATCGACAAGGCCAGCTTCAGGCACTTTCCCTTTGTGACCGTGAGTCTGCCCCTTGTTCTGGAAATGGAGGATGTGAATGGTGCCCTCGACTATCCC
The Synechococcus sp. PROS-U-1 DNA segment above includes these coding regions:
- a CDS encoding response regulator transcription factor gives rise to the protein MDVTTVSAAISTCRLLVVEDDDSIRETVGEALRSEGYEVLTSADGLAALNLVMAATSDPVDLIVLDLMLPGLSGLDFCRELRRFNNITPILVISARDSETDRVLGLELGADDYLVKPFGLRELVARCRALLRRSRQTEASPAESHSYANLCLFPNECRVTRDDVDLTLSPKEYKILELFIQNPKRVWSRDQLLENIWGVDFVGDTKTVDVHIRWLREKVEDEPSSPQLIRTVRGFGYRFG
- a CDS encoding ABC transporter substrate-binding protein, translated to MLLFLGGHLRRSSGITLTCWVLLSSGLLTLLQPRPVAAQSSGGGTDPNALVLGQSLPLSGPSAQLGLDYRRGALAWFEAVNREGGIHGRKIQLISLDDKYEPPQTLINTRQLLNRNDLLALFGYVGTPTTKVALPLIEEASVPLVAPMTGASLFRQPDLRMVFNMRTSYRREIAAMVDELVRDAHHRIAIVYQDDAFGQDGLDGALAALSRHGLKPVVVTTVQRNSAQVGEALDDLIATNPNGIVLVSAYVSSAALSSALRNRGSRAQIMNVSFVGTQALQKAMPVGEANGIGVAQVVPFPWNRWIPVVADYQRCLRLSDKSSGFGFTSFEGYLAARMITEALERAGKNPSRQALVQALESIRDLDLGGFRLQMGRDDHDASDFVELTFLGSQSWEP